The Osmerus eperlanus chromosome 25, fOsmEpe2.1, whole genome shotgun sequence DNA window ATTCTCATTTCTAACTTAATTATACTGCACTGCTCTGATTTAGTTGGGTGGTATCTGGTACATTCCAGAGTACTTGGTACACCTCTCTCTGTAGATTATATAACTATGTATTTATGTGACACTGCTTCTTACAGTTCACCGATTCTTGTTGGTAATCCTACGTTAGTAGCATTAATGTCACTGGTTTTGCACATGATACTTGTTGCTGTATAGTGTTCCTGTGTTAAGTTTGTTTTGTGCATTCCCTACGTACTACCTGTGTTCTGTGGGCCACCTTGGTGAATCGTTTTTGTTCAGTACATGTACGTTTTATCCCCATGTGCCGCCCTGCGCATTACGTTTTGGTAACCTGTATTTTTTTCTTTGCATTCTTCTCTGGACTATCACGCCACCATTTCTCTTTGGGATCGACAAAGTATATGAGCTACCTACTGTTTATGAGGCCAGCACAGCCCGCTGTTGCTGCTGCCTGGGGTAGAATGTGCCAGACATGCGTATCAGAAGGCTTAGgcatcccctcccttctctctagcTGTGCTGGGTCTCATTGTAGTCCATGATGCTGAGGTTGGGTCTCCTCGGGTGGGGGCCGGCGGGAGCGAGCCGGCCTGGGAGGGCTGGAACCTGGCTGGGAGCAGGCTGCCCCGGGccctgaggaggaggggctggagccccgagctggagggaggagggctggatgaGCCCCTGGTCTGGAGGCTggctcccaccctcctcctcctccgccgcctcctccAGAGACAAGCTCCCGAGCTGGGCCTCCggctccccctcaccctcctggcTGTCGCTCTTGCTCTGGAACAGCCCTCGGGCGTGCATGCCCAGGAAGGACTTGGCACTTGGGTAGGATCCCACGTCCATGGGAGCGCTGGCCGGAGACGgggtgatgggggaggaggccaggaggtggtggaggggggaggcctcGTTCACCAGAGGGAGCTCCTCCAGGCTGCCGTTGGTGCTGGCGGAGGACGGGTGGCCGCCGGGGGTGGGGACGGTGGCGGAGGACGACGGGGGGATCCCGGGGGCGGTGGcctggccaacgctcttcagaCTGCCCTGAGACACCGGGACTCCGCTGCTGCTGCCGTTGGGTCTGgagcacacaggaacacacacacacacacacacacattaagtaACATAACAACGAAACTATAAGGCTATATTACGCTACATAAAGCTACTCTGGGTCTTGTCAATGaacacaaaaagagctggagttgACCTGTGGGGTTAGTAAGGGGTGGCCGTGTCTGGACTTGGGGCGCACGTGATAGGGAAGAGTACAAGGGGAAAACAATAACACTGTTCTCCTCTGGGGCCATATCATTCGTTTTAACGGTGAAAGGGAACAGGGGATTTTAAAAACATCCCCTCCGCCAGCACAACGCGGCTGAGGGCACGATGGCGTGAGCGCCACAGCCCCTGGCAGAGAGGCGGGCTCTGCGACTCGTGGAGcacctggaggggctggaggcctgGCTGTCCGCAGGCTCCAGGAGACTGTTGGAGGCCTGGGTCTGCAGGTCCAGCTGGCCGTACAGCTGCAGCATCTCCGTCTGCAGAGCCTGGGTCACGCAGCGGAGGGCAACGTAGCGGCTCTCCGACGCCTGCAGCTGGCCcctgggggagatgaggagaggttgGCAAAGACGCGACCCGACGGCCGGACACGCGGGAGAGCGGCGGCGCGGGAGCGGAGGGCGTCTCACCTGGCCTTGGCTTTGATGTCTTCTAGAAACTTCTTCTGCTCCAGGATGAGGTGCTCCTTCTTGGCCAGCTGCGCCTCGGTGTCGGCGAGCCTCTGCTGGGCGGCTTCCAGACGCCGGCTCTGCTGGGCCTCGCCCTGACGGAGACACTCGGCCTCCTTCCTCAGGGACCACTGCAGCATGAGCAGCTcctgaggcaggagaggaggtggagggaaggtgggagggggaggaggagaaggagagaaggagagcaggtgggaggaggagagaagggaagaggaggaggagaaggcaagaagaggaggaggaaggaaggaaggaaggaaggaagggaggaggaggggagaatggaggaggaggagagaaggaggaggagaaggcaagaagaggaggaggaaggaagggaggaggaggagagaagggaggagggggaggaggagggaaggcgggaggatgagaagagataAGGAAGGAGATGAGGTAGAaataggaaggagagaaggtacAAAAAAGAcacaagagagggagaacattGGGTATGAGGCGACGCGTTCATTCAGACAGATTAACCCGTTAAAACGGTCCAGCTTGTGAGCAAAAGGTTTTTGGTCTCCTGGCCGTTACCTTGTCGGACTTGGGGCCCACCCTCTGGGCTTCCTCCATGCAGAGTTTGTTGGTTTCGCCCAGAAGCAGCAGCTGCCTGTTCAGCAGGAACATGTGCTCCTGCAGCTCCTCGCTGTCGCTCAGCTGGAGGGGGAAAAGGGATGGAATTCAAACCCAGAGTCGGACGGCTCACACTGAAGCGCAGTTTGTACGACGACGGGAATCGGCGTTCCGGGAACGTTCATGACGCGTGTGCGGGGCAGGTGCGCGACAGCCTCCGGGACCCCCCTCACCTTCAGGGACAGCTGGGTGAGCTGGTGTTCGGCGTTGTAGGCCTCGTAGCTGGCCTTCTGCAGCTCAGACTCCAGCTCAGCCATCCTGCCTTGGCACTCCTCCAGCTCACTCTGCACAAAGCCAAGGCACAAGGCACAAGGTCAGAGAGAGtgtaacagggagagagagtgtgtgtgtgtgtgtacctgcagtctctgggtCTTGGTGAGGTAGTCCTGGAGCAGCtggatgtgatgtgtgtgtgtgagagtgtgtgcgcgcgcgtgtaccTGCAGCCTCTGGGTCTTGGTGAGGTAGTCGTGGTGCTGCTCCTGCAGCAGCGCAATGCGGCCGTGCAGCTGGGAGGTCTCTGCCAGCGTGTCCAGCCGCAGCTGCCTGGAGcgctgctgctcctgctgcaggctggcctgcagggcctgctcctccagctcctgcatCTTCAGCTGGGCCTTCTgacaggggcagggggggggggagggacgtTATCCTCCCCATTACAGTGTGACATGGGGCTGGGCGTGAGGCAGGCAGGATGGTTAGTGAGGGACAGTGAGGAGGGacgggggatgggagagggactACATTTGGAAGTTGAGATACTAAGTGTTGAAGACTAAGACCCCACGGCGGACTGTGCCGGGGAGGACAAATCCGAAGCATGTTTTGCTTTCAGATGGGCGTGTGTTCCTgtgacggtatgtgtgtgtgtgtgtgtcgctaccATGGAGTGGTTCTGCTCCTCCAGGGCCGTGGCGTTGATGATGCGCCGCAGCAGGCGGCGGTTGCGGATGGCGTGCTGCTCCCTCTTGTAGCGCTCAAACTGCAGCTGGTTGTGCATGAGGACCAGCTGGCTGCGGAGGGCCTGCACCTCGTCCATGGGACCGGAGCCTGACGCAGGACACATGCGCCGCTTTATTTTTGGTCCTCTAGACACCTCCCCCCCCTACTTTAGCCCCGCCCCCAAGGATGCAGCAGTAGCAGAGACGGCTGATTAGAAGTACCTTTGGCCTTCATGCCCTGTTGTTTACCTCCAAAGTGAGTCCAGTCCTCCGACTTGAATGGAACTTGCGGTCTATTATCGAAACAGGACAAACAAGGATAGGAGGTGAGAGAACCAGGTGtgtcggagcagggaaacagctaaaacatacaggacagtggaccctgaggaccagggttgagaaagaTAGCCCTGAGGCAGGGTGTATATTAGGTGGATATTCATTCAGTCAACATTGAGTCTGCAATTCATCAATTATTAACTGGACTAACtgcttttttttccccctcttcaTTCAGTGAGGACTCGTTCAGGTCGACCGCATTTTAACCGCAGCTCAGTAAAGCCTCTTTTGCGATATGAAACGGTTCAACGCTGGGTGAACAGCAGGACTGACTCCCTCACCTCTTCATGAGTTGACTGTGGGCGTCGTTCCCCTGCTGGATGAGCCTATCCAGAGCCTCCAGGGGAGACCAGgccgtcccctcctcctccccctccccgcccccctctcccccggccTCGCGCCGGGACACCTCCCAGGCCTTGCGGGACAGGAAGAGACAGGCGGCCCTGGGCAGGGCCAGGCCAAACAGAGCCTCGTACGGAGGGGCCGCGTCCCCGGGAggcgtggaggagaggtggccgCGGCCGGgcctccccgccccctccacctgctccagccGCCCCCCGCGGACGTGGCTGGCGATGGGGGTGAACCCGGGCGGGAGACACCAAGCCAGGGGCTGGCTGGCGAGGACGGACGAGCCCTCCAGGCCATCAGGCGCGGGGGCCGGGGAGCCCTTGTTGAGGCTCTGGTCGGAGGcttggagggaggacagagagtggTACTCTGAGGAGCTGTAGAAGGAACCGTCAGGGCCTGTTTGGGAGGCCGTCAGCTTCAGGATCTCTTCCGTGATGGAATCTGAAGGACGGTATAGCAGGATGTGAACTCACAGTACAGAAGCAAAGTCCATGTGTTTTCATTACTGCTAGCATTTCCTCATAAAAAATGGATGAGAAAGTAGCAGGAAATAAATCAACTGTTCCAATGTGCCTGTACTGCAAATAAACCTGAAGGCTAAATCAAAAACTTTCTCGGCCCACAAATCAGAAATAATCAATgttttaagttttttttttttaaggttagAACCCTAAtaagaccatgtgacctgttttCTATTATTACCTTAAATGGTGAATTACTTTTAAAGTAAATAGTTCAATGTCAAATTCTAAATGCCCTGTAAACAATAAAAGCATCATCGTATAATATCATTCCAGGTCTTTGTATAGACTCAAAGCAAGTATGGTGACTGATTAAAAGGCGGATGACTTCACCTTCCCCATCCTCTGTCTCTGGGCTGGGTCCATGGAGGAGGTCCACGTTGTGCTTCTGGACAAAGTCTGCCAGCTCCGTCAGAGACACGCTCGCCTTCTCTCCTCCGGCACCTGGCAGACACGCAGGGTCGCGTTCATTCACCTGTCTGGTGGGTACAGACCCAGCACTGCACACCTTATCCTCTGGGTCACGACACAGGACTAGTAACACGGGTAGCCACTAGGTCAAGTACACGCACAGTAGCGCCGCGAAAGGCCGTTTGGTACGACCCTTTTTGTTTGGTGGATGATTTGCGAGTGAACAGATTTGCAGAGTCAGCATTTTGAGTTAAATACATGCAAAAAACATGTGTTGCGTCTCGAAATGTGGTGAAAATATAGTAAAATTGTAAGgatcgggagtcagatggctgagcggttagggaatcgggctattaatgagaaggttgccggttagtTTCCTGGCCgttccgtgccaaatgacgttgtgtccttgggcaaggcacttcaccctacttgcctcggggggaatgtccctgtacttactgtaagtcgctctggataagagcgtctgctaaaatgactaaatgtaagaatgTTAAACATTAGTAATTGCACAAATATAATtgaaactctaaacacacagaaCATTCACATTTATAAGCTCCAAACGAGAGCGACAGAGGCCGAGCTGACAGTTGACCTTTAGTACCGTTGTCGATGACCTCAGGCTtgcttccatctccctctctgattggctgactcACTCCCCTCTCCAACTCGCCTATTGGTTGCCGCTTCTGCTGTCAAGAAGTGTAACAGTCAGCTGGTGAACCACAGTTTTATATAGGGGCCGAGgggattctcacacacacacacacacacacacacacacacacacacacgcgtacacacgcaGCCATGGGAACATTGTACTCAGGTCCACATCAGCCGCTTTCTCCGAGCCTAACCCTGGCAGTAAAGTGCAGCACTGCACACGACTACACTCGAAAGCCTGCTTCCAGACAGCACAGCAGGTCCACTTAGGATAGTTCAGCGTTCAGCTCTGCAGGCAAGGATACTTACACCCATAGCACTACACCACTGTTGACCCAGTTTATACAGCAGAATAACATGCAGCAGAACGGACAGATCATACATGAACCACGTTGAGGACCTATAATGATCGTATATCCTGACTACATTAAGGGCCTTTCTTTAAACAGGAGAATGCAGGACACTGCACTGGTTCTAAGCTGTGCGTCTCTTCAGAAATGAAATGACAAGGTGGATGACATCAGCCAAATACGCCATTACATTCTTCCCCTAAAAAAACGAATCTGTTACACTTCAGTGTAACACAGTCCAGCCATAGTCGTCTGGTATAGTCATCGGCCATAACAAGTGCATTTCACAACTGCCAAGTCAGAGAGGCAGACTAAATGACAGACGTGACCGGTGAAGGGACACCAGGAGTTAAGGGGAGCTGCCACCGCTGTACCTGGCTGGTAGAGTTGGCAGATGGCGTGCGGATGTGCTCCTCAAACAGCGCGGGGgcgtgcggggggggggcgtggacgGCGGCCGGCGGGGGACACTTCGCACCTGTGGACGGACGACAGCCGACAGAAACCCTgagcctttcctctccttcaccgAGAGGGGAAAGCGACACCTCTAAAAGGTCTAGACAACTACATCGTATTACTTCATTATAATGAatcagcaacaaaaaaaaaagaataagaaTGTGTAGCTGTATTGAGAGAGAGGTCCAGGGGGCCTGGTTGTTGAACTGACCTGGTCCAGCTGGTGCGATGCTGGCAGGGCCCTGGGGGCTCTGCCAGGGGTCCGACACGTTGGCTGGGGAGATTCTGCGGGAGGTGGGGGGCGTGCTCATGTGACACTCGGAGGAGGGGCTCCACATCGGCTTGCTCTCCGACAGGTCGCAGTTGGAAATCTGCAGGGACAGCGGTAGGACCTTGCAGTTCCAGCACATTCCGTACATTAGGCACGTACAGGCCGCGCGCAAGGGCGGAGCCGGTTACCGTCGGTATGCCAAATTCTGCGGCGCCCGTCTCCAGCTCAGCCAAGAGAGGCCTGCAGGAGAGCGCTTTGTCTGACTTATGTGTTAGCTGTGTGGCTTGTTATTGGCATACTGACATACACCATTGACCAAAGCGTTTTGAACTGAtaagggccgggtttcccagatttgttaagaagctcttaacgctaagagcttcttagcgaatctgggaaaccctgccaagggaagtttagcagctggtcaaccTGTTTTGGATAAcgatcattcatttgaatcaggtgcgtTGGAGCCTTTGTTGGTTTTGATAGCTCGTTTATGACTCGTGGTGTCAAATGTGAAACAGCTGGTCAACCCGTTTTGTTTCCCCAACTTGAAATCTCCAGTTAAGATTGAATCACCTTACTTTGAATGCAAGTGCAAACCCCCAAGTTTAGCAGATCACCCTTTTCAACCTTCTTTGGATTTTGAACGCCAGTTGACCGTTCTTATTGATGGAACAATTCCATGAATATACTTTGTTGACAACAGTGAACCCAAACTAAGCTCTGTATTAGCAGTTGAGCTCAATTAGTGTGATTAGAAATGGTGTGCTGTGCCAGAGCTAGTGCTACGGCATCACCTGCAGGCAGGGGGTCTgaaggctggagagagacaccCGGGGGGAGACCAGCTGgggtagagacagggagagagcaggctggcccacggggagaggggtggaggtagaaCGTCCTGTGGAGACAAAAGCATCCAGACGTGACTGAAACACACAACCGGGAGAGCACTCAAAAcactcatgtataaaccagtAGCTGAAACACAACATTACAGAGTCAAGTATAGGATTGCACGGTTGAAGAAGTCATCGGCATGCCTGGTAAGTACAAAGCTTGACAGAGGACAACACAAGTGGCCCCATTAAACTCTGCATGTTCCAATACGGCTCTGGTATCATAGTTCGACATGTTTTATTCAGTGTGTGAGAATTATGGTGAGCTCACACAGTTGAGACGAGAGTTGGTTCCTCCCTGCTGTGAGCTGTTACAGCTGCATTCAAAATCCAACTGGATTCCTTTTATAttatactgtacgtgtgtgtgtgtatattcaatcggtcaatatatatatattgaccgTGTGCAATCAAACTTAGCATATAAGACCCAGGATTTACGGCATAGGGGGCCAAGGACACACTTTCAGTCATCTCTAATATCTTGTTGACCTTCAGTATGACGCTGGTTGGTCAGTCCTGTTCTACATGCCGCCTGGCGGATGTGTGGTTGAGtacggggaagggggggagcggTCAAAATGACTCCCTGGGTTACCCATCATCCTGCATCCGGCTTTACCGCCATCGCAGGAGGAAGAACCGTCCCATATGGTTAGGGTGTGGTAGCGGTGTGTAGGTGTGAAGCAGGGCTGGCTGATtcggcagggcagggtgtgtgtgcgtgtggttctGACCGTAGCTGTGGTGGTGATCTGGGTGGGGGCTGACTGTGCTGTCGTGGAGCCTGgacggagggtggaggggaagggggtcgGGCACGCTGGAGTAGCCCTCCTCGCACGACGCCTCCTTCGGGTCCAGAGACACTTTGGCACACTGGATCATGATGTCGTGAATCTCAAACCTCTTCCACCTGAACGGAGAGGACCCACAGGGAGGACTGTACTGTAAGCCACGGATATGGAGTAGGCAGGGTGTGATCACAAAGAAGAGATGTCCCCGATGCCACTTCTGGCCTGCTCATATAGGTGTCATCACCTGGAGGGGTCCAGTTCAAGGTCCTGGGTTCCTGTCACCAGCTCTGGGTGCACCCGCACATGCTCCAACATGGGCTGAGAAAAACAACGAATCAAAAAAGTATTGGtattttttacaagcaataggtgcgttcgacttcatgcagcgccggcggcgccgacagccggctgacttgaagctgagaatgccattggctgcttcaagtcagccgggctgcaggcggctgcaggcgacgccggcactgcatgaagtcgaacgcacctaatgtcacagagggcttcacacacgcccatagaactgcccctcaaccatcAAACAACTTCAACTAGTACAGTGCCACTTGATTGAATCTTTTTCTAATAGCGTGTTACGCTGACCAAAGAAAGCTGAGAAACAAGAATGTATTTAATGACGCTGTTATTGCAAAAACAATCTCCGGAAGGAGGACTTAAGCCATTAGTTTAGCGGTACAGCGGGGGTTAATTCAACAGCCAGGAAATGTCAGCCCAGTTGTTTATGTAGAAAAGCGAGATTGACCTCGGGTGAAATGTGCAACGGTGGATGTGGAGGCGTCAACTTAATTCTGAAACGGCCTCCACAGTTTCAGAGGTGTGAAAATGCAGGAGAATCTGCATTCCTCTGCAAGGTTCAGACACCATGTGGTGATGTTTTGATTGAGCGTGATATGGAAATAGAGCCGTTAATTTTGCACCGGAGATGTTGCACCATCTTGTAACAGCCTGCCGCCGCAAAGTTATGCAGAGTCGTATTTATGGTCTTACACTGTGACTCGTTAAATCCAGACTGTTCCTTTGCACAGCTGTAATACTGTTTGAACGGCACACTTCTAGATAGTTAGTGCAGTGGCCTACtatacgtcgctttggattaaGTGTCTGTGAAACGTTAGTTATAAAAGGTGCGGTAAAGggcgtgtgtgatggtgtgataCCCCCTCTTCTCCCACTGTTCCACTGATGGCGATGTCGGATAAGAAAGAGAAGCGTTTGCTCTCCACGCGCCGCTTGCTCTGTTAGAGACCCCACCAATACGGCCACCAGCTCCGCATTCCCTAAATCAAAACCCCCGCTCCCTGGTCCGTGTGAAAGCAGGCCatctcttcccccccacccccgacgGTGTCGAGCAACCACGGACTGTGGCCGGCGCGCGCGTGTCACACGCGGGGTCGCGACCCGGTGCCCCCTCACCGCGCCCCCCCTCACCTTGACCACTTCCTCGAAGGTGCCCAGGTTCTCCTTCATGCTGTAGTGGGACCGCAGGTAGGAGATGAAGTTGCAGGGGTACATGCCGTAGAGACGGTGGAACAGGGAGTACACGCTGGCGTGGAGGTGGATCAGGAACACGCCGTGGACGTGGCCTGGGGGGAGAGACGCCGAGGGAGAGACGGGCAGAAGGTGAGACGCACGAGGAGGGAGAAACATGGAGATGGGCAGGTCACACACATATGGGCTGGCTAGCAAGGAGATGGTTTGGTCGGTAGCGTCGGACAGGCACATCGAATAGGGGAGATCACAGGATCAGGAAGTCGAGCGACGGATACCGTCGAATGCAGTGGATTGGAGGGGACTGAAATGCTACGGTTTGGAAGGACCAATGCGAGGTTCAGAAAGTGCAAAACATTTGTTCGCACCAGTTCTTTCCTGTACAAGCGGATTGAGTTCGACTGAATGAGCAGAACCATTCGTCTCTGTGCTGAAACATGTATTTATCACTCGTAGATATGAGCCGTTGTTAAGCCACCTGGGTTTTTTAGGCTCCAGGAAGCGAGACGGCCAAAGATGTCAAAGAAGTCGTAGATGTGCTGGCGTCCCGCTTGAGGAATCATGGGCAGTAGAGTGATCAGCACTAGCACTCCCGTTATCAACACCATCACGTCACAATCTGTCTGAAAGGGGGAAGAACGAAATGAGGAAATAGCAGGTTAAAAGGTCACAAACCAATGAGCATGAACCAAAACACACCCCACATTTCATTCACACATGGTCGGCATAGCGTTGAAAGTGGCACCTATCAAGTGTCGTGGTATTTCATAGCAAGTACCTTAAGGCATTTGAGTACAGAGGCCAGGAGGGGGAAGCGAGTGATCTTGTGGATCCAAGACGGCTGCCTGCGGATGACGTGCCCCAGCAGGGTGAGGGTGGCCAGGCGACAAGGCGGTCTCGCCAGGCTTTCGTTGAGCTTATCAAACAGGTGCTGAGAAGCGGCAAGGAGCGGGCGACACATTTAGCCTTGTTCTgctcaggtggggggggggggggggggggtttacctTCTAAATGTATATaacgtgtgaggggggggggggcgggggggggggtgtgagcgTGTAGCGTCGCTCACCTTGTCGTGCGGCTCCCTGACAGAACAGAGCAGGAGGATGGCCTGAGTGGAGTTGGTCTCCATGTAGTAGTCCACCAGGCCATTCAGCAGCATGCTCCCTCGGTCtgacgcgcgcacacgcacgcacacacacacagttacttgAGCAAGAGAAGGAATAATCCTCAGTGAACAAAGGTGAGAGGGGCATATATTAGAAAACGGAGCAAGAGGCTGTTCCCACCTGAACTGAGGTCGTCGTTGATGGCAGCTTTGACGTGTTCCAGCTCCTGCAAGTCTGACGACTCAAGCAGCGGGAGGAGCTCGGACACGTTCGGCTGCTCTTTAGCCATGGCAGCGACCCGGTCTTGGGACCTCGGCACCTGGTCGGTTTAACCTCTGTCTGTTGGTTATGGCAAGAGCAACGTAACACAAGGTTTTCTGGATATAGTCAAACCTCAGTCAAACACTTAGCTAACTTAGTTGAGCCTACCAGACAAACCTTTCACCGAAAAACATGTCAGCCAAGTTTGACTACGCAACTTTGTAAGGACTGCACGCTACTGTACCAGCCCGAAGGTTCAGCTGTCAAACACGACTGGTTAGCCTGAAACGCTAGCTAACGTCCAAACAAAATACTACTATTCATCTGACAAATTCCAGAGAAACATCAAAATTACAGATACTAAACAGGTTGCATAATACAGTGCCCGCTTTGACGTTTTAAAATAGCATTGGCAAGTAAATGAATACACATGCTTGTTAAAACACATTGCTCATGTCCACAACACGGGGCGCAGCCATGGTGCAAGAGTAACTCAACAACCTCTGCCCTGGCTAAAGtgaactagctagctacagtgctATGTGCGAAAAGTCTGTCAGCTGTCAGCTTCAGTTTAAATACTCACAAACGTGTAATAGTAATTGAAATAGCCTGGTAATGTTCAAATGAGGAATTCCTGGATCTTAatctagaacacacacaattatatatGCGTCTTGTGTGTCTAGTTTTCAACTATTTCGTCTTTTAATTTACGGCAGCCTACAACCCAATCGGCGTATGTTAAACTATTTTTCATGGTTGCCAGGTTTCATTGTTATCCCTCTGTAaaggatttatttttatttttatttataagtGTGACGCTTGTAACCACTCACCTTTtcttttattttaatatttaaatTCTTCCAACAACAAATACATTAACATTAAACACGTTTAACACATGAACACTTTTTAGCTTTTAAAATTCAGAGATAGGCCAAACTTATGAGTAAACCAATAAAAGTAGTTTAGGGTGACAGTTTAAAAGAGAATGAATTTGATGAATTTGGCATGACATTTTAGCCCCATACCAGAAAAAAAGTGATATGAAAACAGAATAAAAACACAAGTTGACACTTTAATGACCTTCCAACATTTTTCCTCCGCTCTCGCCagccccctcatcctctcttggCCGCCCACAAGTTTGatctgtggtgtggggggaatCCACAGTGGACACACGCCTCCTCACAAAGTGGTTTCAGAAAGTTACAGAAGATGAGATCTTCTGCAGGGGGGAACGGTGAAATCAAACAAAATACTATGCAAAGTTTTCTTCCAGCGGTGATTAAAAAAAGATCTCATTAGAGATTTTAACATCTTACATGCTCCCAGTGGTCATTTGCAATAGCCTTGCTCTCTCTTTGCTGTTATGGCAGTGAGTAGCTGGTGATAATGGTGTTTTTTTTAGGCCTTCCTGTACGTTCTGCTATGCAGCTGCATGTTCCATGTGCGTGTTCACATTGTCCATCTGGACACAGGTGGAGCAGATTTCACTTCAGAGTGCCAGTCGTCCATCTTTTGAGAAAGGGTAACCAGCGAAAGGGTAACCAGAGGGAGGGGACTTCTGTGGAAAGGTATCATTAGAATCCTACTCAATTGGGCTGTGCTATgtcttgtgtgtctgtaggtctgAGACTATGAATGGGACCTCTTTAACCAAGCGCCTCTCCTAAGTCTCTGTCATCCCCACACCTTTGGAATTTCCATAGTCCTGCTTGAAAATGTGGTGGGCCAGTGTGTCCGAAGTGTAGGATTGTGTGATGTTCTTTAATTATTATGTACAAACATATTGCTAAAATACACGATAAATAAATCCTTGTCAATCCAAGCTACACACCCAAATCTATGTCTAAACATCCATACCCAGAATCCCAAAGCTACGTAGAACATTTTACACATGATTTTCTTCCAATTCAGCATCTCAGTACCATCGTGTTTAGCAGCTACTGCACATGCCCGTACAGCAGTACTGTAAATCAGGACCGACGGCTCCCATTATCTTCACTCTTGGCCTGAAGGTCATTCTTCAGCACGTCCagtagaggagggtgagggggccgGTCTAAAGAAGCATTGAACGTTTCTCAGCAGCCTTCTTCCTGACGTCCCAGCGACGCATTGGCGTCTTCCACATGGATGCTGTGATTCTGTTCATTTCTCGTGAGGACGGTTGTTGGGTAAGTCTGACAGGTGGGGATTGGTGTATCTGAGGAGATAATTGTGACCACCGCTATATCATGTACAATGCAGAACAAAAGCATGGGTGTGGTGTGAGAAATGTACATCCGGTATTTACATTCAGGTATATAA harbors:
- the LOC134012277 gene encoding hamartin-like isoform X1, encoding MAKEQPNVSELLPLLESSDLQELEHVKAAINDDLSSDRGSMLLNGLVDYYMETNSTQAILLLCSVREPHDKHLFDKLNESLARPPCRLATLTLLGHVIRRQPSWIHKITRFPLLASVLKCLKTDCDVMVLITGVLVLITLLPMIPQAGRQHIYDFFDIFGRLASWSLKNPGHVHGVFLIHLHASVYSLFHRLYGMYPCNFISYLRSHYSMKENLGTFEEVVKPMLEHVRVHPELVTGTQDLELDPSRWKRFEIHDIMIQCAKVSLDPKEASCEEGYSSVPDPLPLHPPSRLHDSTVSPHPDHHHSYGRSTSTPLPVGQPALSLSLPQLVSPRVSLSSLQTPCLQISNCDLSESKPMWSPSSECHMSTPPTSRRISPANVSDPWQSPQGPASIAPAGPGAKCPPPAAVHAPPPHAPALFEEHIRTPSANSTSQKRQPIGELERGVSQPIREGDGSKPEVIDNGTKGAGGEKASVSLTELADFVQKHNVDLLHGPSPETEDGEDSITEEILKLTASQTGPDGSFYSSSEYHSLSSLQASDQSLNKGSPAPAPDGLEGSSVLASQPLAWCLPPGFTPIASHVRGGRLEQVEGAGRPGRGHLSSTPPGDAAPPYEALFGLALPRAACLFLSRKAWEVSRREAGGEGGGEGEEEGTAWSPLEALDRLIQQGNDAHSQLMKRPQVPFKSEDWTHFGGKQQGMKAKGSGPMDEVQALRSQLVLMHNQLQFERYKREQHAIRNRRLLRRIINATALEEQNHSMKAQLKMQELEEQALQASLQQEQQRSRQLRLDTLAETSQLHGRIALLQEQHHDYLTKTQRLQSELEECQGRMAELESELQKASYEAYNAEHQLTQLSLKLSDSEELQEHMFLLNRQLLLLGETNKLCMEEAQRVGPKSDKELLMLQWSLRKEAECLRQGEAQQSRRLEAAQQRLADTEAQLAKKEHLILEQKKFLEDIKAKARGQLQASESRYVALRCVTQALQTEMLQLYGQLDLQTQASNSLLEPADSQASSPSRPNGSSSGVPVSQGSLKSVGQATAPGIPPSSSATVPTPGGHPSSASTNGSLEELPLVNEASPLHHLLASSPITPSPASAPMDVGSYPSAKSFLGMHARGLFQSKSDSQEGEGEPEAQLGSLSLEEAAEEEEGGSQPPDQGLIQPSSLQLGAPAPPPQGPGQPAPSQVPALPGRLAPAGPHPRRPNLSIMDYNETQHS